The Dokdonia donghaensis DSW-1 DNA window ATGAGAATAACGAAGAGTCAGACCTTCTGTACCCAGAAAGAATTATAGAAATCATTAATGAAGTTACGACTCAAGGGTACTTGCACTCAGATATTTGTATTCTTACAAGAAGTAATAAACACGGTACACACATTGCTCAAGTTTTACAAGAGGCAGGTACAGAGGTTGTCTCCTCAGAGAGTTTACTTATCGAAAATTCTCCTACCGTGCAGTTTATACACAACTTTATCACAATGCTTTCTTTTCCTAAACAATTAGAGTATAGACTTGCTGTACTTTACTTTTTAGGAACACATTATACTATAAAGGACACCCATAATTTTTACAGTACTCATACGGCTAGCACATTATCAGAATTTTTAGAGCAGCTCAAAGCTTTTGATGTTTTTATACATCTCGATTACTTAAAAAACCTCTCTCTTTATGAGTATATAGAGTACGTTATACGCTCCTTTTACTTAGCTCCAATATCTGATGCATATGTAGTGGCATACCTCGATCTGGCTTATAATTATGCTCAAGCACACAGTGGTGGTGTTTTAGGTTTTATAGACTACTGGGAAGAAAAAAGAGAAAAAGCAAGTATCGTAGCACCAGCACAAGACAATGCTGTGCAGATAATGAGTATTCATAAATCAAAAGGGCTTGAGTTTCCAGTAGTTATATATCCTTATGCAGACTCAGACTTGTATCGCACTCGTGGCGAGCACCAGTGGTTCCCTATGGAAAATGAAGATATTAATGGTTTTAACACTTTAATGGTCCCACATAATAATGCGCTTAACGATTTTGGAGAGGCTGGCATAGCGCTTTTCGAAAAAAGAAACAATGAGCAACAATTTGACACCATAAATGTACTTTATGTAGCACTCACTCGTGCCTCAGAGCGGTTATATGTGTTATCACGCTTTCGCGAAAGCGTAAAAAAAATAGGTTCATATAGTGACCTTTTTATCGATTATCTTCAAAACAACAATTTGTGGAATAACGACCAGCGAGAATATAGTTTTGGCAGCAAAACAGCCGCTATTAAAAAAAACAAAACTTCTGATTATCAAAATTTTACACCCACCATTCGGTCTACAGCCAGAGAAGAGTTAGGTATACAAGTAATTACTCAGGCTAGTTTTCTATGGGATGAGAAAAAGCAAAATGCAATTACTTATGGTAATCTCATACACGAGTTAATGGCCGCTGTTACAAACCACAATACAATTACAGCCGTAGTTGATGATGCTGTGCGCCACGGTATCATACCTCAAGAAAGCCGAAAGGTTATGACGGGCATAATGAATCAGGTTGTCTCACATCCAGACCTAAAGTTATTTTTTGAAGAAGAAAACACCGTTTACAATGAACGTATGATACTTGCCAGTGATGGTCGTTTTCACATACCTGATCGTGTTGTAGTTACTGCAGACGGAAGTACTATAATTATAGACTATAAAACGGGTGCCCATAACTACTCTTATGCAAAACAACTTGCAACCTACGCCGGGTTATATCAAGAGATGGGTTATGACGTAACTCATAAACTGCTTGTTTATATAGACAGCACTATAGAAGTAGTCGCAGTTTAATACCTTTGTAAAAAACAAACACATATGTACGGTAGTATACAACAACACTTACAAAAAGAACTTGCAGAAATTAAAGATGCAGGACTATATAAAAAAGAGCGCATTATCACATCTCCTCAAGATGCGGTAATCACAATTTCTACAGGAGAAGAGGTAATAAACTTTTGTGCAAATAACTATTTAGGGCTGTCATCACACCCAGAAGTAATACAGGCTGCAAAGGACACTATGGATACTCACGGTTTTGGGATGAGTTCTGTACGTTTTATTTGTGGTACACAAGACATACATAAAGAATTAGAGCAGCGTATTGCCAAATTTTATGGAACAGAAGATACCATATTATATGCTGCAGCCTTTGATGCAAATGGTGGTGTTTTTGAGCCGCTACTAGGTAAGGAAGATGCGATTATATCTGACTCGCTTAATCACGCTTCTATAATAGACGGGGTACGCCTTTGTAAAGCTGCTAGATATCGCTATGCAAATAATGATATGGCAGATCTAGAAGAGCAACTTAAAAAAGCAAATGAAAATGGTGCTCGCCACAAAATTATAGTTACAGATGGTGTGTTCTCAATGGACGGTCTTGTTGCTCCACTAGATGAGATTTGTGATCTAGCAGATAAGTATGACGCTCTTGTAATGATAGATGAATGTCACGCTACAGGTTTTATAGGTGAGCGCGGTATAGGTACGCTAGAAGAAAAAGGTGTTTTAGGTCGTGTAGATATTATTACTGGCACATTAGGTAAGGCACTAGGTGGCGCAATGGGAGGATATACAACTGCAAAAAAAGAGGTTATAGAAATACTACGCCAGCGTAGTCGTCCTTACTTATTTTCAAATTCTCTTGCTCCAGCCATTGTAGGTGCTTCAATAAAAGTCTTAGATTTATTAGAAAAAGACACTTCTTTACGAGATAAGCTAGCAGAAAACACAGCATATTTCAAAAAAGGAATGAAAAAAGCGGGTTTTGATATTATAGATGGAGACTCTGCAATTGTTCCTGTAATGCTCTATGATGCAAAGCTCTCTCAAGATATGGCAGACGCACTTTTAGAAGAAGGTATATATGTGATAGGCTTCTTCTTCCCCGTGGTACCAAAGGGAAAGGCACGCATTCGTGTACAATTGAGTGCTGCTCATTCTATTGAACATCTTGATGCTGCGATAGCAGCTTTTACAAAAGTGGGAAAAGATTTAAAAGTAATTTAAACGGTCCTTACCCCCTGTTTGTAAGGGAGGTTTGGAAAAATTTAGTACTTTTAGCTTTGTTGATTAATTTTAACAACTTACTTTTGTCGGTAATTAACACTTAAAATTTAAGACTAAACAATGAAACATCTTAGCAGATTTTTAGTTGCAGCACTTATGATTCTTGCTTTAGGATCAGTGAATGCACAAGACGCAAACAATCCTTGGGCTATCTCAGTCGGAGCAAACGCAATTGACACATACCCAGTAGGTGACGCAATAGACGGAGTTCCTGGAGCTGGTGAATTAAGAGGAAACTTATTTGAAGAATTCTACAATGTTGAAGATCACTGGAGCATCGTACCTTCAGTTTCTTATGTAAACGTTTCTCGCTACTTAGGAGATGGTTTCACATTTGGAGTATCTGGTTCATTAAACAGAATTGACAAATTAGGAGATTCAAGACCAAGAAATGAATTACAATACTACGGAGCTGATGGAGATTTCTCTTATAGCTTAAGAGACCTTATCAATGGTGAAGGTGGATGGTTTGATCCTTCTCTTTCTGTTGGTGCTGGTTATACGTGGGTAGAAAGTTCACTAGACGGTGAGTTAGGTGGATTTGGAACTGCAAATGCTGCTGCCGGAGTTAAAATTTGGTTAGGAGAAAACTTCAATATTGGTTTACAATCTAAATATAAGCACGCTTTTGAAGATGACGGAATCAAGCACTTTCAACACGTTGCTGCTGTAGGTATTGTTTTCGGAGGAAAAGATACAGACGGTGATGGGATATATGACAAAGATGATGCTTGTCCAGAAGTTGCAGGTCTTCCTGAGTTTGACGGATGTCCAGACTCTGACGGTGACGGTATCCAAGATTCTAAAGATGCTTGTCCTACTGTTGCTGGTTTAGCAGAGTTTGATGGTTGTCCTGATACAGACGGTGATGGTATTCCTGATCCTAAGGATGCTTGTCCTACTGTTGCTGGTATCGCTGCTTTAGGTGGTTGTCCAGATGCAGATGGTGATGGTATCAAAGATGCTGATGATACTTGTCCAAATGAGGCAGGACCACGTGCTAACAACGGATGTCCTTACCAAGATAAAGACGGTGACGGTGTACTAGATAAAGATGATGAGTGTCCAGACGTTGCAGGAACTGTAGCAAACAATGGATGTCCAGAAGTATCTGTAGAAGTTCTTAATGATCTTAACGTTGAAACTAAAAAAGTACTTTTTGATTACAACAAAGCATCAATCAGAACTGAATCTTATGCGACTCTTGATAAGGTAGCATCAGTAATGATGGAGTACCCAACAACTCGTTTCCTTATCGAAGGTCACACTGATGATAGAGGACGTGATGCATATAACTTAAATCTTTCTGACCAGAGAGCTGCTTCAGTAAGAAGCTACTTAACAGGAAAAGGAATCCCAGCGTCTCGTTTAGAATCTAAAGGATTTGGTGAAGCTAGACCAGTTGCTTCAAATAAAACTGCTGCAGGACGTCAAGAAAACAGACGTGTTGAGCTTTCTATTTTAGAGCAATAGAAATAAAATAAGATTTTTATAATCTTAAAAACGCCTCGCAATTGCGAGGCGTTTTTTATTTTAGACTATGCAAAGTTTTATAGACGTCGTACTAGAAGAGGAAAGTGTAACAGATACAGATAATCTCATATTTATTTTACCTAGCCGAAGAGCTGGTAATACACTTAGAAAGAAAATAGCTCAGAGAGCACATAAAACTTCATTTGCTCCACAAATTTTCTCAATTGAAGAATTTATATCCCACATAACAGGATTAAAATCTGCGAGCAATGTAGACTTAATATTTAATCTCTTTGAAAGTTATACAGAAGTTGTAGAGAAGGAAAAGCTAGTAAGCTTCCAAACTTTCTGTGGCTGGGCTCAATCTATATTGAGTGACTTTAATGAAATAGATCGGTTTTTGCTGGATCAAAAAAAAGTCTTTAACCACCTTAAAGATATAAAGGAACTATCAGATCATTGGTCTTCATCTACAAATGAGATAGTTGTAAATTATATAGACTTCTGGAACAACTTACTTCAGATTTACACAGTCTTTTGCGAGAAATCACTTAGTATTGATGCTGTCCATCAAGGGTATATTTATAGACAAGCTGTAGAGGTTATAGAGCATTATATATCTTCATCTACTCAGGTAAGACACGTTTTTCTAGGCTTTAATGCGCTTAATACTGCAGAACAACAAATTATACAGGCCATACTAGCCTCAGGAAATTCGGAAATTTATTGGGATACAGAAAAGTCATTTATTAAAAACCCATATCACGAGACTAATCTCTTTATAAAGAAATACAAGCGAGACTGGGCATATTACAGCGCCAATGACTTTTCTTGGAGCTTTGATAATTATAGTACTTCAAAAAATATAAATACTTATGCCTGCTCACAAGATGTCCTACAGGCCAAAACTCTAGGAACTATTCTTGAAAAAACATCTCAAGACGCACTTTCCAAAACTGCTATCATTCTAGGAGACGAGGCATTATTATTACCTGTACTTAACGCACTACCTACACACATCCATAAAGTAAATATTACGATGGGTATTCCAATAGGTAAAACCCCGACAGCTTCATTTTTTGAGCAACTGCTTAGTTTAAAAAAGAATCCACAGACTAATGGGTACTATTACAAGGATGTTTTAAAAGTACTACGCAATCCCATTACTCAGGCATTACTAAAAGAAACAGCCACAACATTACAACAAGAGATTATATCTAAAAACCTCATTTATGTCTCTACAGGCGTATTACTAAATACTGTTAACCAAGAGCACCTAAATATTGCCAAGACCTTATTTCTAGAGTGGAATGATAACCCAAAACTCGCAGTATCAAATTGTCTTCAAATCATTAGTGAGTTAAGAACTATATACGACGAAACTCAAAACAGTTTACAAGTAGAGTATCTCTATGGGTTTTATGTAGCTTTTAATAAGTTAAAAACACTTATGGAAGTAAGAGAGCATATAAGTGATATCTCAACATTTATTCTCTTCTATCGTGATATTATATCTTCAGAAACTATAGATCTTAAAGGTGATCCAGATCAAGGTTTACAAATTATGGGAGTCTTAGAGTCTCGTGTGCTAGATTATGATCACGTAATCCTCACCTCTGTTAACGAGGGAATACTACCTTCTGGTAAGAGCCAAAACTCCTACATACCTTACGATCTTAAAAAGCTATATGATTTACCTACATATTCAGAAAAAGATGCAGTATATGCTTATCACTTTTACCATCTTTTACATAGGGCTTCTACTGTAGATCTATTATATACAACTCATAGTAGCGGACTAGGAAGTAGTGAGCAAAGTCGTTTTATAAGACAGATAGAAGAAGAAGGAATTCATAACCTTACTAAATATACAGTTACACCTGCATCACACAGTACAAGCAAAAAGTCGCAAGTGATAGCAAAAACACCAGAGGTGGTTATAAAATTATCACAGTTTCTCAAAAGAGGCATATCTCCCTCTGCACTTACCACCTATTTACGCAATCCAGTGCTATTTTACGAGCGCTATATTCTCGGTATAGATAGTAGCGATGAGGTAGAAGAAACCGTTGCAGCAAATACAATGGGTACCATAGTACACAACACGCTAGAGGAACTCTATAAACCACACATAGGTATTGTACTTACAGAAGATATTTTAAAAGATCTCATTAAAGGTATTGAGCAAGAGGTACGTAATCAATTCAAATCAGAATACGGTCTCACTCATATACAAGAAGGTAAAAATAAGATCATCTACGCGGTTATATGTCGCTATGTTCACAATTACCTAAAAAGAGAGATATCCTTGCTTAAAAAGGGCGATACTGTCATAATACAAGCGGTAGAAGATGATTTACGTGATATATCCCTCACAGATACTATTACTCTAAGAGGTAAGGTAGATCTTTTAGAACAACGCAACGGTCACCTCAACATTATAGATTATAAAACCGGTAAAGTAACACAAACCGATCTCAACTTAAAGTCTTATGAAGACTTGCTCCTGCCTGAAGGTAAATTTGAAAAAGCATTCCAAGTGCTTATGTATGCATTTATGCTTAACAAAAAGAAGCCTCTTCAGTTTCCCGTAAATGCGGGAATAATATCTTTCAAAAATCTACAGTCAGGCTTTCTACCATTTAAATACAATAGAAACCAAGAGATCACAGCAGACACCCTTTTGGAGTTTGAGGCTGTTTTAAAAAGATTGGTAAAAGAAATATTAGACCCTTCTATTCCCTTTACAGAAAGGTAGTTTACGCTTTCGCGAAAGCGTACTAAAAACATATAAAAAACCCATCAATACGTATTGATGGGTTTTTATTTTTTAAAACGTGGAGAATACCAGATTCGAACTGGTGGCCTTTTGACTGCCAGTCAAACGCTCTAGCCAACTGAGCTAATCCCCCAAAATAAAATTTACTCTTGAACTCTTAAAATGAGTAGTGGTTTAGGTGTAAAGAACTCTTTTTTGAGTACTACATTTTTTTCCCAGAGTTTTTTAAAGAAACCTCTCTTCCTACGCACCACACAAACTATATCTGGGTTTACAGACTGAAAATGTTCAAGTACACCTTGATAGGTAGTTGCGTTTGAGGTGGTCTTATAAGATGCACTCATCTCCTTAAGGTCGTCAGATACGTTTTTCATCTTATCGTCACTCTCTGGTGTCTCAACGTGCAAAAGTTGAATCTCTGTGCCAAAATGCTTTTGCATTTTTTTAAGCGGTTCTAGATGACGTTTTTTATCAAAGTTTCCATTTTTAAAAGCCATAAGTATTTGAGATGGCTGTTTAAAGGTTTCGTTTTCTGGCACTATGAAGGCTGGTATATTAGTACTCTTTACTAGCTTTCCAGTGGTATTACCAAGATAGACCTCGTCACGTACAGAGTTACTGTGCGGTGAGAGTACCATAAGATCTACAGGTACGTGTTTATTAAAACGCTCTACACCATCTACCACTCCACCTTTTATAGGATGTGACACTACAGAGACTCCTTTATGATCTACACTACTTACCACTTTCTCTAGTGTGTTTTCTGTATCTTCTTTAAGAACGGTGTTTAACTTTGAGGCGCTTCCTGCCTTAGAAAATTCTTGAAACACTGAGATAACATACACATTTGCATCTACCTCTTGAGCAAGATCTATTGCATATTGAAGTGTGTTAACCGCACTCTTTGATGAACCTATAGGAACAAGAATATTTTTCATACCGTAATTTGTAATTTTACATAAGATTACAAAAATACTTTTAAACTGTGATTGTAAAGGCAAAAAAAATAGACATCCCAGAGATACTTGCGCTTACTAGAGCGTGCGCAAAATCTATGATTGAAAAAGGCATCTATCAATGGAATGAGCATTATCCTAGTGCCGCCGCTTTTGAGCAAGATATAGACCGTGAGGAACTCTGTGTTTTAAAAAAAGACGGAGCTATCATAGGGACCATCGTGGTATCTATCATTATGGATAAAGAGTATGAAGATGTTGAATGGTTAACTCAATCTCAAGGTAATATCTACATACATAGACTAGCCGTACATCCAGATATGCAGGGTAAGGGTTATGCTAGAAAAATGATGAACTATGCACATCAATTTGCACAACAAGCTGGAGCACCTTCTATACGGCTCGACACCTTCTCGCAAAATAAGCGCAATCAACAATTTTATGAAGCTCGCGGTTATAAAAGACTGGGTAATATCTATTTTCCAAAGCAAAGTAATGATCCCTTCTATTGTTATGAGCGCATTATATAAGATGTATTTTTGTTACTCAATTATTTTAAAGCCTGAGTTATCACTATACTATCCCATAACATAGATATTTCCTTTAAGCGCATACAGCAGCTGGCAGTTCCTGCGCTTATTGCTGGTATTGCAGAGCCTGTACTCTCTAGCACAGACGCTGCAGTAGTAGGCAACATTGCAGAAAATAGTGTGGAGGCACTCGCAGCTGTAGGTATTGTAGGTTCTTTTCTCTCTATGCTTATATGGATACTAGGGCAAACACGTAGCGCCATTTCTGCCATAATATCTCAAAACCTAGGTGCTGGAAAGCTTGAAGATATTAAAGTATTACCTGCACAGGCTATTTACTTTAATATCATTCTATCTATCATTGTTTTAGGGAGTACATACTTCTTTGTAAAAGAGATTTTTATGCTACTTAATGCAAAGGGGTTGGTGTTATCTTTAAGTATAGACTATTATAATATACGCGTGTGGGGTTTCCCGCTTACACTGTTCACCTTTGCCGTGTTTGGAATTTTTAGAGGGTTACAAAATACCTTCTGGCCTATGATTGTGGCTATTATAGGCGCCTCTCTTAACATAGGTCTTGACTTTATGCTCGTATACGGTATAGACGATATTATTGAGCCTATGGGGGTTAAGGGTGCTGCCTGGGCAAGTCTCGCAGCACAGGCTGTAATGGCCATACTAGCGCTAGCGCTTTTACTTATAAAGACAGACGTTTCTCTTAGACTACGATTACCGCTACACCCTGAGATTAAAAGACTTATCTCGATGAGTCTTAACCTCTTTATAAGATCATTTTCTCTCAATGTAGCTCTTGTACTTGCTGTACGTGAGGCGACCGCAATAAGTGATGAGACAGTAGCTGCCCACACCATTGTGGCAAATATATGGCTCTTTACAGCATTCTTTATAGATGGCTATGGAGCGGCTGGCAACCTATTAAGCGGTAGATTGCTAGGCGCAAAAGACTACCCTAACCTCTGGTTACTCACAAAACGAGTTGTAAAATATAACCTGGTTGTTGCTGTTTTCTTGATGATTATCTGCGCCATTCTATACAAACCTATGGGCTTACTCTTTAGTAATGACGATGCAGTACTTATCGTATTTTATGGCGTATTTTTTATGGTGATTGTAATGCAACCTATTAACGCTATTGCCTTTACTTTAGACTCAATTTTTAAGGGTCTAGGAGAAATGGGGTGGTTACGTAACACACTTCTTGTGGCCACATTTTTAGGCTTTGTGCCCGTGCTTTATATAAGTAAATACACGGGGTGGGGTATTTTGGGAATATGGTGTGCCTTTATGGTCTGGATGCTTTTTAGGGCAGGGATGCTCATTTACTTTTACAAGAAAAAGTATTACCGACTAGCCATAAAATAACGTTTCTATAGATATAGGAGTGGTTAAGAGCGCTTTCGCGAAAGCGTACTAAAAACCTATTCCTTTTCTAAAGGTTCCTCTACCTTTTTATCACTGTCTTTTTGAGTGTCAAGCAATGCTTCATCAAAAGGTTTTCCTAAATAAACAATATGGCTCCCCTGGAAAGACTTAACATCAAGCTCTTGTACAAATGACCCTATAATATGTATGGTTCCATCCTTCTGTTTTACAAAAAGAGGAATCATCTCATCATCATCTGTAATAATTTTTGCCACTTTTGAGTACTCTTCTTTTGTAGAAATAGGCACTTCACTTATGGTAGGATACTGCCTTGTGACCTCAGTCATATTTATAAAATCATCTGTTGCAGAGAAGAGACCTTCTTTAGGTAACTGTGCTATGTTGTCCATCTCTCTTTTTGAGATGAGACGGTACGCTCCGTTTTCTCCAAATTGTTTTCTAAAACGGTTTATCGCATACTTATTGATATCGCTATTACCTGTAAGTGACATTAGATATCCTATATCGCTTAGCTCTACGTCATCTGTAAGATCGTCTGAGTAAATATTAGCCTGCATTGCCATAAGCCCTGCCTCTTTTGCGATACGTATGTGGTTTGTGTTGCTATCAAGCAAGACTACGTGGCGTCCATTTTTTTGAAGATACTTAGCAATAAGACGTGGCATTTCTGAGGCACCTACTATAAGTATTCCTTCAGATTTTACTAAAAATACGCCTACTGCCTTAGCAAATAGCCTAGCCGTTGTCGCGTTAAGAAGTACCGTCCCCAGTACAATCATAAATACAAGTGGTGTGATATACTCTGCACCAGGCTCTCCTTTAATAAGAAGTTTTGACCCAAAAAGGGAAGCAATACCTGCCGCTACAATACCGCGTGGACCCACCCAAGAGATAAAAAGCTTTGCATTAGTCTGTAAGTCTGAGCCCCAAGTACTCAAGAAAACCCCTATGGGTCTTACTATAAATACCACAACAAGAAATAATGCCAGTGTCTCCCATCTATATAGTAACTCAAGGTCTACAAGGTTCATATTTGCCGATAGCAAAATAAATAGTACTGATATAAGTAGTACACTAAGTGACTCTTTGAAGTAAAGTAACTCTTTTATATTAGGTAGGTTTATATTACCTAATACCATCCCCATTACAACTACGGCTAGCAGTCCAGACTCGTGAGCAAACTGGTCTGACATCACAAATACACCTAGTACTGCCGCGAGTGTAAAAACATTCATCAAGTAGTGTGGTACTAGCTTTCTTTTTACAATAAACGCTAGCGCGTGTGCAAACGTAAACCCAAAAGTGCTACCAAAAAGTACGATTTTTCCAAACTCAACCAGCGCCGTTTTTGTAAAAGCAGCGCCCTCCCCTACAGATATAAACTCATACATAAGTACCGCCACAAGGGCTCCTATAGGATCTATAAGAATCCCTTCCCATTTAAGAACGGTAGAGATATCACGCTTTACGGGTACATTTCTTAATATAGGTGATATTACTGTGGGTCCGGTTACAATGATTAATCCAGAAAAAAGTAATGATATCTGTAAGCTTAGTCCAAAAATCCAGTAGGCAGCAAGACCAGCTCCTATAAAAGTCACGAGACTTCCTATAGAGATAAGCTTTGTAATTACTGGGCCTACATTTCTTATTTCGTCACGCTTTAAGGTAAGTCCGCCCTCAAAAAGTATAATTGATATCGCTAGCGAGACAAAGTAGTACAGGCTCTCTCCCGGGAATAATCCTTCTTCTCCATTCC harbors:
- a CDS encoding UvrD-helicase domain-containing protein; translation: MTEKNTFIVLNASAGSGKTYSLVKQYITTLLKSKDPNKFRHLLAITFTNKAVAEMKNRVLETLKAIGDYKQGDKPDMLDDLASASNLPVDDVVHKSKEILNRILHNYAAFDIVTIDTLTHRIIRTFAKDLNISSSFEVSLDQKTLSAQAVDALVAKVGVDDTITKVLVDFALEKADDDKSWDISRDLLEIATLLHNENDLKALELLKSKSLSDFDELATFLNTQIKSLASKQQETGKSLLDFIHTLGLDQKSFASGYYYKFIVQVASGTKGLKYSGSGYKDNIEEYAFYTKGQKDDIKSIIDANRNRFVDDFLKLKSLASKQKKYEAFRSKLIPLSVLHLIKKELDLIKEEENVLLISDFNALISKSLKDQPAAFLYERLGERYTNYFIDEFQDTSVMQWDNLVPLIDNTISSASSDEVSNSLLLVGDPKQAIYRWRGGEAEQFIALSHQINPFTTEATVARLDTNYRSNESIIHFNNSFFTHLAVHFNNELYSEIYKIDNAQGTTSKKNGYVSLEFIDYENNEESDLLYPERIIEIINEVTTQGYLHSDICILTRSNKHGTHIAQVLQEAGTEVVSSESLLIENSPTVQFIHNFITMLSFPKQLEYRLAVLYFLGTHYTIKDTHNFYSTHTASTLSEFLEQLKAFDVFIHLDYLKNLSLYEYIEYVIRSFYLAPISDAYVVAYLDLAYNYAQAHSGGVLGFIDYWEEKREKASIVAPAQDNAVQIMSIHKSKGLEFPVVIYPYADSDLYRTRGEHQWFPMENEDINGFNTLMVPHNNALNDFGEAGIALFEKRNNEQQFDTINVLYVALTRASERLYVLSRFRESVKKIGSYSDLFIDYLQNNNLWNNDQREYSFGSKTAAIKKNKTSDYQNFTPTIRSTAREELGIQVITQASFLWDEKKQNAITYGNLIHELMAAVTNHNTITAVVDDAVRHGIIPQESRKVMTGIMNQVVSHPDLKLFFEEENTVYNERMILASDGRFHIPDRVVVTADGSTIIIDYKTGAHNYSYAKQLATYAGLYQEMGYDVTHKLLVYIDSTIEVVAV
- the kbl gene encoding glycine C-acetyltransferase codes for the protein MYGSIQQHLQKELAEIKDAGLYKKERIITSPQDAVITISTGEEVINFCANNYLGLSSHPEVIQAAKDTMDTHGFGMSSVRFICGTQDIHKELEQRIAKFYGTEDTILYAAAFDANGGVFEPLLGKEDAIISDSLNHASIIDGVRLCKAARYRYANNDMADLEEQLKKANENGARHKIIVTDGVFSMDGLVAPLDEICDLADKYDALVMIDECHATGFIGERGIGTLEEKGVLGRVDIITGTLGKALGGAMGGYTTAKKEVIEILRQRSRPYLFSNSLAPAIVGASIKVLDLLEKDTSLRDKLAENTAYFKKGMKKAGFDIIDGDSAIVPVMLYDAKLSQDMADALLEEGIYVIGFFFPVVPKGKARIRVQLSAAHSIEHLDAAIAAFTKVGKDLKVI
- a CDS encoding OmpA family protein, which codes for MKHLSRFLVAALMILALGSVNAQDANNPWAISVGANAIDTYPVGDAIDGVPGAGELRGNLFEEFYNVEDHWSIVPSVSYVNVSRYLGDGFTFGVSGSLNRIDKLGDSRPRNELQYYGADGDFSYSLRDLINGEGGWFDPSLSVGAGYTWVESSLDGELGGFGTANAAAGVKIWLGENFNIGLQSKYKHAFEDDGIKHFQHVAAVGIVFGGKDTDGDGIYDKDDACPEVAGLPEFDGCPDSDGDGIQDSKDACPTVAGLAEFDGCPDTDGDGIPDPKDACPTVAGIAALGGCPDADGDGIKDADDTCPNEAGPRANNGCPYQDKDGDGVLDKDDECPDVAGTVANNGCPEVSVEVLNDLNVETKKVLFDYNKASIRTESYATLDKVASVMMEYPTTRFLIEGHTDDRGRDAYNLNLSDQRAASVRSYLTGKGIPASRLESKGFGEARPVASNKTAAGRQENRRVELSILEQ
- a CDS encoding PD-(D/E)XK nuclease family protein, which gives rise to MQSFIDVVLEEESVTDTDNLIFILPSRRAGNTLRKKIAQRAHKTSFAPQIFSIEEFISHITGLKSASNVDLIFNLFESYTEVVEKEKLVSFQTFCGWAQSILSDFNEIDRFLLDQKKVFNHLKDIKELSDHWSSSTNEIVVNYIDFWNNLLQIYTVFCEKSLSIDAVHQGYIYRQAVEVIEHYISSSTQVRHVFLGFNALNTAEQQIIQAILASGNSEIYWDTEKSFIKNPYHETNLFIKKYKRDWAYYSANDFSWSFDNYSTSKNINTYACSQDVLQAKTLGTILEKTSQDALSKTAIILGDEALLLPVLNALPTHIHKVNITMGIPIGKTPTASFFEQLLSLKKNPQTNGYYYKDVLKVLRNPITQALLKETATTLQQEIISKNLIYVSTGVLLNTVNQEHLNIAKTLFLEWNDNPKLAVSNCLQIISELRTIYDETQNSLQVEYLYGFYVAFNKLKTLMEVREHISDISTFILFYRDIISSETIDLKGDPDQGLQIMGVLESRVLDYDHVILTSVNEGILPSGKSQNSYIPYDLKKLYDLPTYSEKDAVYAYHFYHLLHRASTVDLLYTTHSSGLGSSEQSRFIRQIEEEGIHNLTKYTVTPASHSTSKKSQVIAKTPEVVIKLSQFLKRGISPSALTTYLRNPVLFYERYILGIDSSDEVEETVAANTMGTIVHNTLEELYKPHIGIVLTEDILKDLIKGIEQEVRNQFKSEYGLTHIQEGKNKIIYAVICRYVHNYLKREISLLKKGDTVIIQAVEDDLRDISLTDTITLRGKVDLLEQRNGHLNIIDYKTGKVTQTDLNLKSYEDLLLPEGKFEKAFQVLMYAFMLNKKKPLQFPVNAGIISFKNLQSGFLPFKYNRNQEITADTLLEFEAVLKRLVKEILDPSIPFTER
- a CDS encoding universal stress protein, with protein sequence MKNILVPIGSSKSAVNTLQYAIDLAQEVDANVYVISVFQEFSKAGSASKLNTVLKEDTENTLEKVVSSVDHKGVSVVSHPIKGGVVDGVERFNKHVPVDLMVLSPHSNSVRDEVYLGNTTGKLVKSTNIPAFIVPENETFKQPSQILMAFKNGNFDKKRHLEPLKKMQKHFGTEIQLLHVETPESDDKMKNVSDDLKEMSASYKTTSNATTYQGVLEHFQSVNPDIVCVVRRKRGFFKKLWEKNVVLKKEFFTPKPLLILRVQE
- a CDS encoding GNAT family N-acetyltransferase; protein product: MIVKAKKIDIPEILALTRACAKSMIEKGIYQWNEHYPSAAAFEQDIDREELCVLKKDGAIIGTIVVSIIMDKEYEDVEWLTQSQGNIYIHRLAVHPDMQGKGYARKMMNYAHQFAQQAGAPSIRLDTFSQNKRNQQFYEARGYKRLGNIYFPKQSNDPFYCYERII
- a CDS encoding MATE family efflux transporter, producing MAGIAEPVLSSTDAAVVGNIAENSVEALAAVGIVGSFLSMLIWILGQTRSAISAIISQNLGAGKLEDIKVLPAQAIYFNIILSIIVLGSTYFFVKEIFMLLNAKGLVLSLSIDYYNIRVWGFPLTLFTFAVFGIFRGLQNTFWPMIVAIIGASLNIGLDFMLVYGIDDIIEPMGVKGAAWASLAAQAVMAILALALLLIKTDVSLRLRLPLHPEIKRLISMSLNLFIRSFSLNVALVLAVREATAISDETVAAHTIVANIWLFTAFFIDGYGAAGNLLSGRLLGAKDYPNLWLLTKRVVKYNLVVAVFLMIICAILYKPMGLLFSNDDAVLIVFYGVFFMVIVMQPINAIAFTLDSIFKGLGEMGWLRNTLLVATFLGFVPVLYISKYTGWGILGIWCAFMVWMLFRAGMLIYFYKKKYYRLAIK